One stretch of Streptomyces sp. MMBL 11-1 DNA includes these proteins:
- the moeZ gene encoding adenylyltransferase/sulfurtransferase MoeZ, with translation MSLPPLVEPAAELTVDEVRRYSRHLIIPDVGMDGQKRLKNAKVLCVGAGGLGSPALMYLAAAGVGTLGIVEFDEVDESNLQRQIIHSQADIGRSKAESAKDSVLGINPYVNVVLHEERLEAENVMEIFAQYDLIVDGTDNFATRYLVNDAAVLLNKPYVWGSIYRFDGQASVFWSEHGPCYRCLYPEPPPPGMVPSCAEGGVLGVLCASVGSIQVTEAIKLLAGVGDPLVGRLMIYDALEMQYRQVKVRKDPDCAVCGENPTVTELIDYEAFCGVVSEEAQEAALGATITPKQLKEWIDGDEKIEIIDVREKNEYEIVSIPGARLIPKNEFLMGTALQDLPQDKRIVLHCKTGVRSAEVLAVLKSAGFADAVHVGGGVIGWVHQIEPDKPVY, from the coding sequence GTGTCGCTGCCACCCCTGGTCGAGCCAGCTGCTGAGCTCACCGTCGACGAGGTCCGCAGGTACTCCCGCCACCTGATCATCCCGGATGTCGGGATGGACGGACAGAAGCGTCTGAAGAACGCCAAGGTGCTGTGTGTCGGCGCCGGCGGCCTCGGCTCGCCGGCCCTGATGTATCTGGCCGCGGCCGGTGTCGGCACGCTCGGCATCGTGGAGTTCGACGAGGTCGACGAGTCGAACCTGCAGCGCCAGATCATCCACAGCCAGGCCGACATCGGCCGGTCCAAGGCGGAGTCCGCCAAGGACTCGGTGCTGGGCATCAACCCGTACGTCAACGTGGTCCTTCACGAAGAGCGGCTCGAAGCCGAGAACGTGATGGAGATCTTCGCGCAGTACGACCTGATCGTGGACGGCACGGACAACTTCGCCACCCGCTATCTCGTCAACGACGCCGCGGTGCTGCTGAACAAGCCGTACGTCTGGGGCTCGATCTACCGCTTCGACGGCCAGGCCTCCGTGTTCTGGTCCGAGCACGGGCCCTGCTACCGCTGCCTCTACCCGGAGCCCCCGCCGCCGGGCATGGTCCCCTCCTGCGCCGAGGGCGGCGTGCTGGGCGTGCTCTGCGCGTCCGTCGGCTCCATCCAGGTCACCGAGGCCATCAAGCTGCTCGCCGGCGTCGGCGACCCGCTGGTCGGCCGCCTGATGATCTACGACGCCCTGGAGATGCAGTACCGCCAGGTCAAGGTCCGCAAGGACCCCGACTGCGCGGTCTGCGGCGAGAACCCCACCGTCACCGAACTCATCGACTACGAGGCCTTCTGCGGTGTCGTGTCCGAAGAGGCGCAGGAGGCGGCGCTCGGCGCGACGATCACTCCCAAGCAGCTCAAGGAGTGGATCGACGGCGACGAGAAGATCGAGATCATCGACGTCCGCGAGAAGAACGAGTACGAGATCGTCTCGATCCCCGGCGCGAGGCTGATCCCGAAGAACGAGTTCCTCATGGGCACCGCCCTCCAGGACCTCCCGCAGGACAAGCGCATCGTCCTCCACTGCAAGACGGGCGTCCGCAGCGCCGAGGTCCTCGCGGTCCTCAAGTCCGCGGGCTTCGCCGACGCGGTGCACGTGGGCGGCGGTGTGATCGGCTGGGTCCACCAGATCGAGCCCGATAAGCCGGTGTACTAG
- a CDS encoding DUF3152 domain-containing protein: protein MGRHSRKGSGAIRPDAGATEPGGERAAARPASGGGRRRRTAPAPTGDGRGPFFSPDAPQVRGGHPEQREQGGGWGTGPVPRYGQPPDAPAPRGAPHPQPPHPYPGRHPGPDNRPADADARPHPAGPAGPAGPQDAAARQQAVARQVTAQRAAQRAADGRAAQRPTSPGGPVPGPRREFVDAFDADAPASAPAGPPGGTPEGVDDAEAGEPDERPAARGGKGRTFTGIAAAAVTTVLAVVVAGQVAEDSGDRASARAAEVERQGPGDEASRSDVRPTPKQPSAKPEVKPLSYADKMAQPFPLAADLRASGTFEAVPGLAKAPGKGQKHRYRIDVEKGLGLDAGLFAEAVQKTLNDDRSWAHNGAMTFERISSGTPDFVITLASPGTTGDWCAKSGLDTTIDNVSCDSAATNRIMINAYRWAQGAATFGPDKLLPYRQMLINHEVGHRLGHNHVNCRTPGALAPVMQQQTKTLELEGIKCKANPWAHPEG from the coding sequence GTGGGACGACACAGTCGAAAGGGCTCCGGGGCGATCCGTCCGGACGCCGGGGCAACGGAACCGGGCGGCGAGCGCGCCGCGGCGAGGCCCGCGTCCGGCGGCGGCCGGCGCAGACGGACCGCCCCCGCGCCGACCGGTGACGGGCGGGGCCCCTTCTTCTCCCCCGACGCCCCGCAGGTCCGTGGCGGCCACCCCGAACAGCGTGAGCAGGGCGGCGGCTGGGGCACCGGACCGGTGCCCCGCTACGGGCAGCCGCCCGACGCCCCCGCGCCCCGCGGCGCTCCCCATCCGCAGCCGCCCCACCCGTACCCCGGCCGGCACCCCGGCCCCGACAACCGCCCCGCCGACGCCGACGCCCGGCCGCATCCCGCCGGGCCCGCCGGGCCCGCAGGGCCCCAGGATGCCGCCGCCCGGCAGCAGGCCGTGGCCCGCCAGGTGACGGCCCAGCGCGCGGCACAGCGGGCCGCGGACGGCCGGGCGGCACAGCGGCCGACGTCTCCCGGTGGCCCGGTGCCGGGCCCGCGCCGGGAGTTCGTGGACGCCTTCGACGCCGACGCTCCGGCAAGCGCGCCCGCCGGGCCGCCGGGTGGCACCCCGGAGGGTGTGGACGACGCCGAGGCCGGGGAACCGGACGAACGCCCCGCGGCCCGGGGCGGCAAGGGGCGGACGTTCACCGGGATCGCCGCCGCGGCGGTGACCACCGTGCTCGCGGTCGTGGTGGCCGGGCAGGTCGCCGAGGACTCCGGCGACCGTGCGTCCGCGCGCGCCGCAGAGGTGGAGCGGCAGGGCCCGGGCGATGAGGCCTCCCGCTCCGACGTCCGCCCGACCCCGAAGCAGCCCTCGGCCAAGCCCGAGGTCAAGCCCCTCTCGTACGCGGACAAGATGGCGCAGCCGTTTCCGCTCGCCGCGGACCTGCGGGCGAGCGGCACGTTCGAGGCGGTGCCCGGTCTCGCGAAAGCCCCCGGAAAGGGGCAGAAGCACCGCTACCGGATCGACGTGGAGAAGGGCCTCGGCCTCGACGCCGGCCTCTTCGCCGAAGCCGTGCAGAAGACGCTCAACGACGACCGGAGCTGGGCGCACAACGGCGCGATGACCTTCGAGCGCATCTCGTCGGGCACCCCGGACTTCGTGATCACGCTCGCCAGCCCCGGGACCACCGGCGACTGGTGTGCCAAATCCGGTCTGGACACCACGATCGACAATGTCTCCTGCGATTCCGCCGCGACCAACCGCATCATGATCAACGCCTATCGGTGGGCGCAGGGCGCCGCCACCTTCGGCCCGGACAAATTGCTGCCCTACCGTCAGATGCTCATCAACCACGAGGTCGGCCACCGGCTGGGCCACAACCACGTGAACTGCCGCACTCCCGGCGCGCTGGCCCCGGTCATGCAGCAGCAGACCAAGACCCTCGAACTCGAAGGCATCAAGTGCAAGGCCAACCCCTGGGCGCACCCCGAGGGCTGA
- a CDS encoding spherulation-specific family 4 protein, whose amino-acid sequence MPYLTAPTDARRTAGGEPLGFGVPGYAHPLLAPAEWAELARPGTPLHWAVLNIADGPGSRPDPHCLEAAGRLRNARERALHGGSPDDTVRASGGRLLGHLDLAWGERPFEELIADARSFIDWYRTGGFYLARCPAERAGLPAVRRLTGTLHALLAESDSADAGGRLVLGHGTHPYPGYAEAADQLVTFQGPWTDYRWSQVAEWTADYPPERFAHFVHGVPRTHLEEAMRIARWQGAGTIFFTDRDGRSGQSDPFAALPRYWDEIVSRVGPGISE is encoded by the coding sequence GTGCCGTATCTGACCGCGCCCACCGACGCCCGCCGCACCGCCGGTGGCGAGCCGCTCGGCTTCGGCGTCCCCGGCTACGCCCATCCGCTGCTGGCCCCCGCCGAATGGGCCGAGCTGGCCCGCCCCGGCACCCCGCTCCACTGGGCCGTCCTCAACATCGCGGACGGCCCCGGCTCCCGGCCCGACCCGCACTGCCTGGAGGCGGCGGGCAGGCTGCGCAACGCCCGCGAGCGCGCCCTGCACGGCGGCTCTCCGGACGACACGGTCCGGGCCTCCGGCGGCAGGCTGCTCGGCCACCTCGACCTGGCCTGGGGCGAGCGGCCGTTCGAGGAGCTGATCGCGGACGCCCGGTCCTTCATCGACTGGTACCGGACCGGCGGCTTCTATCTCGCCCGGTGCCCCGCCGAGCGGGCCGGACTGCCCGCCGTCCGTCGTCTCACCGGCACGCTCCACGCCCTGCTGGCGGAGAGCGACAGCGCCGACGCGGGGGGCCGCCTGGTGCTGGGCCACGGCACGCACCCGTATCCCGGGTACGCGGAGGCCGCCGACCAGCTGGTCACCTTCCAGGGCCCCTGGACCGATTACCGCTGGTCACAGGTGGCCGAGTGGACGGCCGACTACCCACCGGAGCGGTTCGCCCACTTCGTCCACGGTGTCCCGCGCACCCATCTGGAGGAGGCCATGCGGATCGCCCGCTGGCAGGGCGCCGGGACGATCTTCTTCACCGACCGGGACGGCCGGAGCGGACAAAGTGACCCATTCGCCGCGCTGCCCAGGTACTGGGACGAAATCGTCTCGCGGGTCGGACCGGGTATCTCGGAATGA
- a CDS encoding alpha/beta hydrolase — protein sequence MRAHRRVRRAVASTGSALLAAGLLAGCGLLSTEPDVSEPAHGRPGDASAAPAPTGLKDSPKTPELPSALTSQRLDWQRCQAPRGGEAPGSVWRCASVDVPLDYAKPAGETLSVALVRKQARDQERRLGSLLFNFGGPGGSGVGTLPRSADAYAKLNSRYDLVSFDPRGVAASSGVRCRTDKEQEQAHRSVDLTPDTPAEETAFIEDAADFGAGCERRSGAVLPHVGTVNAARDLDLIREVLGDEKLSYFGFSYGTQLGGTYAHIFPHRVGRTVLDAVVDPTADGTGHARNQTLGFQRALDNYLKDRGQDPKAGSERIARLLARIDRSPLPTDSGRELSESLAITGIVTPLYSESSWPALTAALDEAENNGTGNGLLRLADSYNGRDEKGRYDTQSHSQRAISCADSISRPTVDEARALLPEFRKLSPVFGPFLAWDTAGWCAQWPVEGEHETPETSAPGAGPILVVGTTGDPATPYEGARRMADELGKDVGILLTNKGEGHGAYGGNDCVTSTIDAYFLDGKVPEDGRTCS from the coding sequence ATGCGTGCGCATCGTCGCGTCCGTCGGGCCGTCGCCTCGACAGGATCGGCCCTCCTCGCGGCGGGACTGCTCGCCGGCTGCGGCCTGTTGAGCACGGAGCCGGACGTGAGCGAGCCGGCCCACGGCCGCCCCGGCGACGCCTCCGCCGCCCCCGCGCCGACGGGGCTCAAGGACTCCCCCAAGACGCCGGAGCTGCCCTCCGCCCTCACCTCGCAGCGCCTCGACTGGCAGCGCTGCCAGGCCCCGCGGGGCGGCGAGGCGCCCGGCTCCGTGTGGCGTTGCGCGAGCGTGGACGTACCACTGGACTACGCGAAGCCGGCGGGGGAGACGCTCTCCGTGGCGCTGGTCCGCAAGCAGGCCCGTGACCAGGAGCGGCGGCTCGGCTCGCTGCTGTTCAACTTCGGCGGGCCGGGCGGATCCGGCGTCGGGACGCTGCCGCGCTCGGCCGACGCGTACGCGAAGCTCAACTCCCGCTACGACCTGGTGAGTTTCGATCCGCGCGGGGTCGCGGCCAGCTCCGGGGTGCGCTGCCGTACCGACAAGGAGCAGGAGCAGGCCCACCGGAGCGTCGACCTGACTCCGGACACCCCGGCCGAGGAGACCGCGTTCATCGAGGACGCCGCGGACTTCGGCGCCGGCTGCGAGCGCCGCTCGGGCGCGGTCCTGCCGCATGTCGGGACGGTCAACGCCGCCCGCGACCTGGACCTGATCCGCGAGGTCCTGGGCGACGAGAAGCTGTCCTACTTCGGCTTCTCCTACGGTACGCAGCTGGGCGGAACGTACGCGCACATCTTCCCGCACAGGGTGGGACGCACCGTGCTGGACGCGGTCGTCGACCCGACGGCCGACGGGACCGGGCACGCCCGGAACCAGACCCTGGGCTTCCAGCGCGCCCTGGACAACTACCTCAAGGACCGCGGCCAGGACCCGAAGGCGGGCTCCGAACGCATCGCCCGGCTGCTGGCCCGTATAGACCGCAGTCCGCTGCCGACCGACTCGGGCCGGGAGCTGAGCGAGTCGCTCGCCATCACCGGCATCGTCACCCCGCTGTACTCCGAGTCGAGCTGGCCCGCCCTGACGGCCGCGCTCGACGAGGCGGAGAACAACGGCACGGGCAATGGTCTGCTCCGGCTCGCCGACTCGTACAACGGGCGGGACGAGAAGGGGCGTTACGACACCCAGAGCCACTCCCAGCGGGCGATCTCCTGCGCCGACTCGATCTCCCGTCCCACCGTGGACGAGGCCCGTGCGCTGCTGCCCGAGTTCCGGAAGCTGTCACCGGTCTTCGGCCCGTTCCTGGCCTGGGACACCGCCGGCTGGTGCGCCCAGTGGCCGGTCGAGGGGGAGCACGAGACGCCGGAGACCAGCGCGCCGGGCGCGGGCCCGATCCTGGTCGTCGGGACGACCGGCGACCCCGCGACCCCGTACGAGGGAGCGCGGCGGATGGCGGACGAGCTGGGCAAGGACGTCGGCATCCTGCTGACCAACAAGGGCGAGGGACACGGGGCCTACGGCGGCAACGACTGTGTGACCTCGACGATCGACGCCTACTTCCTGGACGGGAAGGTCCCGGAGGACGGCAGGACCTGCTCGTAG
- a CDS encoding alpha/beta hydrolase, giving the protein MRTSPALRAAALAATATVLLPLTACSDDGDGEGSSTPTGASTASPSSTADDLASQKLSWSPCPPPNEAQGGGESPSPLPGGVVWECSFMDVPLDYAEPDGRTIELALVRAKAKEQKRRIGSLVFNFGGPGASGVATLPAFGTEYDTLRTRYDLVSFDPRGVGRSEGVQCSDDAELDAFYQEDSTPDDAAEEKQFVQGQKDFIADCEENSGPELPFVGTTNAARDMDLMRTVLGDDKLHYFGISYGTELGGVYAHLFPDKVGRAVFDAVVDPTKDAEQSSIGQAQGFQLALDNFTKDCAERDDCALPGATQREVEQAIADLLAELEKEPVDGLGDRALTQTLATTGIASALYSKETWPLLEQGLDEAGGGNGGLLLALADSLNGRSEDGRYDNSNAANISINCADSKQRFSLEQTKAALPAFRKASPLFGDYLGWGLMSCTGWPVAGAWKTPDVSAPGSAPILVIGNTGDPATPYAGAKAMAEKLGEGVGVELTYKGEGHGAYNSKDACVQRAVDGYLLNGTVPKSGTVCG; this is encoded by the coding sequence ATGAGGACTTCCCCCGCTCTGCGCGCCGCCGCCCTCGCCGCCACCGCCACCGTGCTGCTGCCGCTGACCGCCTGTTCGGACGACGGCGACGGGGAGGGGTCCTCGACGCCCACCGGGGCGTCGACCGCCTCGCCGTCCTCCACCGCCGACGACCTGGCGTCGCAGAAGCTCAGCTGGTCCCCGTGCCCGCCTCCGAACGAGGCCCAGGGCGGCGGCGAGTCGCCGTCCCCGCTGCCGGGCGGCGTGGTGTGGGAGTGCTCCTTCATGGACGTCCCCCTCGACTACGCGGAGCCGGACGGCCGCACGATCGAGCTGGCGCTGGTACGGGCGAAGGCCAAGGAGCAGAAGCGGCGGATCGGCTCGCTGGTGTTCAACTTCGGCGGGCCCGGCGCGTCCGGCGTCGCGACGCTGCCCGCGTTCGGAACCGAGTACGACACGCTCCGCACCCGGTACGACCTGGTGAGCTTCGACCCCCGCGGGGTCGGCCGCAGCGAGGGCGTCCAGTGCTCGGACGACGCCGAGCTCGACGCGTTCTACCAGGAGGACTCCACCCCGGACGACGCGGCCGAGGAGAAGCAGTTCGTCCAGGGTCAGAAGGACTTCATCGCGGACTGCGAGGAGAACTCCGGCCCCGAACTCCCCTTCGTGGGCACGACGAACGCGGCCCGCGACATGGACCTGATGCGCACGGTACTGGGCGACGACAAGCTGCACTACTTCGGCATCTCGTACGGCACGGAGCTGGGCGGCGTCTACGCCCACCTCTTCCCGGACAAGGTCGGCCGGGCGGTCTTCGACGCGGTGGTCGACCCCACGAAGGACGCCGAGCAGTCCTCCATCGGCCAGGCCCAGGGCTTCCAGCTCGCCCTGGACAACTTCACGAAGGACTGCGCGGAACGCGACGACTGCGCGCTGCCGGGGGCCACCCAGCGGGAGGTCGAGCAGGCCATCGCCGATCTGCTGGCCGAGCTGGAGAAGGAGCCCGTCGACGGGCTCGGCGACCGGGCGCTGACGCAGACGCTGGCCACCACCGGCATCGCCTCCGCGCTCTACTCCAAGGAGACCTGGCCGCTGCTGGAACAGGGCCTGGACGAGGCGGGCGGCGGGAACGGCGGGCTGCTCCTCGCCCTGGCCGATTCGCTCAACGGCCGCTCGGAGGACGGCCGGTACGACAACTCCAACGCCGCCAACATCTCCATCAACTGCGCCGACAGCAAGCAGCGGTTCTCCCTGGAACAGACGAAGGCGGCACTCCCCGCGTTCCGCAAGGCGTCCCCGCTGTTCGGGGACTATCTGGGCTGGGGGCTGATGAGCTGCACCGGCTGGCCGGTGGCGGGCGCCTGGAAGACCCCGGACGTCAGCGCCCCGGGCTCCGCCCCGATCCTGGTCATCGGCAACACCGGCGACCCGGCGACCCCGTACGCGGGCGCGAAGGCGATGGCGGAGAAGCTCGGGGAGGGCGTCGGCGTCGAGCTCACCTACAAGGGCGAGGGACACGGGGCGTACAACAGCAAGGACGCCTGTGTGCAACGGGCGGTGGACGGCTATCTGTTGAACGGTACGGTGCCGAAGTCCGGCACCGTGTGCGGGTGA
- a CDS encoding NAD-dependent epimerase/dehydratase family protein: protein MRVLLLGANGFLGRFVADRLLADPAVHLTALGRGDDADVRFDLAGGSPGALTRFLDAVHPGVVVNCAGATRGGARDLTRHNTVAVATVCEALRRSGCGARLVQVGCASEYGPSQPGSSTAEDAVPRPGGPYGVSKLAATELVLGSGLDAVVLRVFSPVGPGTPAGSPLGRLAEAMRRAMQSGDGELKLSGLGVQRDFVDVRDVARAVHAASLSAAQGVVNIGTGRAVRLRDAAAVLARVAGYAGALHELDTPPARLPIGAPRTSAESVMEHLSATPSPYPDGCGAWQQADVRTARDRLGWRPRINLEESLADIWMEAACRI, encoded by the coding sequence ATGAGGGTGCTGCTGCTCGGAGCCAACGGATTCCTCGGCCGCTTCGTCGCCGACCGTCTGCTCGCGGATCCGGCCGTCCATCTCACGGCCCTCGGCCGCGGCGACGACGCCGACGTCCGCTTCGACCTCGCGGGCGGCAGTCCCGGGGCGCTCACCCGCTTCCTGGACGCCGTCCACCCCGGAGTCGTCGTCAACTGCGCGGGCGCCACGCGGGGTGGGGCCCGCGACCTGACCCGGCACAACACCGTCGCCGTCGCCACCGTCTGCGAGGCGCTGCGCCGCAGCGGCTGCGGGGCGCGGCTCGTCCAGGTCGGCTGCGCCTCGGAGTACGGGCCCTCGCAGCCCGGGTCCTCCACCGCGGAGGACGCGGTCCCGCGGCCCGGCGGCCCGTACGGCGTGAGCAAGCTCGCCGCCACCGAACTGGTCCTCGGCTCCGGCCTCGACGCCGTCGTCCTCCGGGTCTTCTCGCCCGTCGGCCCCGGCACCCCCGCCGGTTCCCCGCTCGGCCGGCTCGCCGAGGCGATGCGCCGGGCCATGCAGTCCGGCGACGGCGAGCTGAAGCTCAGCGGCCTCGGCGTACAGCGGGACTTCGTCGACGTACGGGACGTCGCGCGTGCCGTCCACGCCGCCTCGCTCTCCGCCGCCCAGGGCGTCGTCAACATCGGCACCGGGCGGGCCGTCCGCCTGCGCGACGCCGCCGCCGTCCTGGCGAGGGTCGCCGGGTACGCGGGCGCGCTCCACGAGCTGGACACGCCCCCCGCGCGCCTGCCCATCGGGGCCCCGCGCACCTCCGCCGAGTCCGTCATGGAACACCTCTCCGCCACCCCGTCCCCGTATCCCGACGGCTGCGGCGCCTGGCAGCAGGCGGACGTCCGCACCGCGCGGGACCGGCTGGGCTGGCGGCCCCGGATCAATCTGGAGGAGTCCCTGGCGGACATCTGGATGGAGGCGGCGTGCCGTATCTGA
- a CDS encoding lysylphosphatidylglycerol synthase transmembrane domain-containing protein has product MQPPKAADASDAGERPQGDSESSGAARSATGAPRADGPTTSTTGHLAGSTLASAEAASTDHVSGDEPLLPARVHRPSDLVRLLIGVLAIAVLFSISAFAQGTTTGLEDDISKGTEQAPDLLIKIAGLVSSIAVLLVPVAFAIERLIKRDGLRIADGVLAAVLAHGVTLATDLWVSRSAPGTIQDALTQPQTAGGLTDPVHGYLAPVIAYMTAVGMARRPRWRVVLWVVLLLDAFAMLVGGYTTPFSIILTVLIGWTVAYGTLYAVGSPNVRPTGQHLMAGLRHVGFRPVAAMRTEDAPDHADQNDRGRRYLVTLEDGPPLDVTVVDREQQAQGFFYRAWRRLTLRGITQRRSIQSLRQALEQEALLAYAAIAAGANAPKLIATSELGPDAVMLVYEHIGGRTLDSMEDEEITDELVRGTWRQVKALQSRRIAHRRLTGDALLVDRSGRAFVTDLRGGEIAAGDLVLRMDVAQLLTTLGLRVGAERSVAGALAVLGPDAVADCLPLLQPIALSRSTRATLRRIARERSQREREAVVEASQAAKQAKARDAAESAGEALPEHGADRKGERRTGPRTVPKADQKAERKSLRTEKQAEKRAIDDALEEAREEDLLAQIRRQVLLIRPQAPVEPVRLERIKPRTLFSFIAGAIAAYYLISQVTQADFGTVVEQAEWGWVAAALGFSALSYVAAAMSLLGFVPERVPFRKTVKAQVAGSFVKIVAPAAVGGVALNTRFLQRAGVRPGLAVASVGASQLFGLGAHILLLALFGYLTGTERTPDSLTPSRTVIAGLLTVAVLVLVVTAVPFLRKFVVTRVRSLFAGVVPRMLDVVQRPQKLLTGIGGMLLLTGLFVLCLDASIRAFSGPDVPQLSYASIAVVFLAGNALGSAAPTPGGVGAVEGALTLGLIAVGLPKEVAAPAVVLYRVMTLWLPVLPGWICFNQLTRKGEL; this is encoded by the coding sequence GTGCAGCCACCGAAGGCGGCGGACGCCTCCGATGCCGGGGAGCGCCCGCAGGGCGATTCCGAGTCCTCCGGAGCGGCCCGCTCCGCCACCGGGGCCCCCCGTGCCGACGGCCCCACGACATCCACCACCGGACATCTGGCCGGCTCGACCCTGGCCTCCGCCGAGGCCGCTTCGACCGACCACGTCTCCGGCGACGAGCCGCTGCTCCCCGCCCGGGTGCACCGCCCCTCCGACCTGGTGCGGCTGCTCATCGGGGTGCTGGCGATCGCGGTCCTGTTCTCGATCTCGGCGTTCGCCCAGGGCACCACCACCGGTCTTGAGGACGACATCTCCAAGGGCACCGAGCAGGCGCCCGACCTGTTGATCAAGATCGCCGGTCTGGTGTCCAGCATCGCCGTACTGCTGGTGCCGGTCGCCTTCGCCATCGAGCGCCTCATCAAACGCGACGGGCTCCGCATCGCGGACGGCGTGCTCGCCGCCGTGCTCGCCCACGGGGTGACGCTCGCCACCGACCTCTGGGTCTCGCGGTCCGCTCCGGGCACCATCCAGGACGCGCTGACCCAGCCCCAGACGGCCGGCGGGCTGACCGACCCGGTACACGGCTATCTCGCCCCGGTCATCGCGTACATGACGGCGGTCGGGATGGCACGGCGGCCGCGCTGGCGCGTGGTGCTCTGGGTGGTGCTGCTGCTCGACGCGTTCGCGATGCTCGTCGGCGGGTACACCACCCCGTTCTCGATCATCCTCACCGTGCTGATCGGCTGGACCGTGGCGTACGGGACGCTGTACGCGGTCGGCTCGCCGAACGTCCGCCCCACCGGCCAGCACCTGATGGCGGGTCTGCGTCACGTGGGCTTCCGCCCGGTCGCGGCGATGCGCACCGAGGACGCCCCGGACCACGCCGACCAGAACGACCGGGGGCGGCGCTATCTGGTCACCCTGGAGGACGGCCCGCCGCTGGACGTCACCGTCGTCGACCGGGAACAGCAGGCCCAGGGATTCTTCTACCGGGCCTGGCGGCGGCTCACGCTGCGCGGGATCACCCAGCGGCGCTCGATCCAGTCGTTGCGCCAGGCGCTGGAGCAGGAGGCGCTGCTCGCGTACGCGGCCATCGCCGCCGGGGCGAACGCGCCGAAGCTGATCGCCACCTCGGAGCTGGGCCCCGACGCGGTGATGCTCGTCTACGAGCACATCGGCGGCCGGACGCTGGACTCGATGGAGGACGAGGAGATCACCGACGAGCTGGTGCGCGGCACCTGGCGTCAGGTGAAGGCCCTCCAGTCACGGCGGATCGCACACCGCAGGCTGACCGGTGACGCGCTGCTCGTGGATCGTTCCGGCAGGGCGTTCGTAACGGATCTGCGCGGCGGCGAGATCGCCGCGGGCGATCTGGTGCTGCGGATGGACGTGGCCCAGCTGCTGACCACGCTGGGGCTGCGGGTGGGCGCCGAGCGGTCCGTCGCCGGGGCGCTGGCCGTACTCGGCCCGGACGCGGTGGCGGACTGTCTGCCGCTGCTCCAGCCGATCGCGCTGAGCCGCTCCACCCGGGCGACGCTGCGCCGGATCGCCCGCGAACGTTCGCAGCGCGAGCGGGAGGCGGTGGTGGAGGCCTCGCAGGCGGCCAAGCAGGCGAAGGCGCGGGACGCGGCGGAGTCCGCCGGGGAGGCCCTCCCGGAGCACGGCGCGGACCGGAAGGGCGAACGGCGGACGGGCCCCAGGACGGTGCCCAAGGCGGACCAGAAGGCGGAGCGCAAGTCGCTGCGCACCGAGAAGCAGGCCGAGAAGCGCGCCATCGACGACGCGCTGGAGGAGGCCCGCGAGGAGGATCTGCTCGCCCAGATCCGCCGTCAGGTGCTGCTGATCCGCCCGCAGGCCCCGGTCGAACCGGTCCGTCTGGAGCGCATCAAGCCCCGCACCCTGTTCAGCTTCATCGCCGGGGCCATCGCCGCGTACTACCTGATCTCCCAGGTCACCCAGGCCGACTTCGGGACGGTCGTGGAGCAGGCGGAGTGGGGCTGGGTGGCGGCCGCCCTCGGCTTCTCGGCGCTGAGCTACGTGGCGGCGGCGATGAGCCTGCTGGGCTTCGTACCGGAGCGGGTGCCGTTCCGCAAGACCGTGAAGGCGCAGGTGGCCGGCTCGTTCGTGAAGATCGTCGCGCCCGCGGCGGTCGGGGGCGTGGCGCTGAACACCCGCTTCCTCCAGCGGGCCGGGGTGCGCCCTGGTCTCGCGGTGGCGAGCGTCGGGGCCTCGCAGCTGTTCGGGCTCGGCGCGCACATCCTGCTGCTGGCGCTGTTCGGCTATCTCACCGGCACGGAGCGGACCCCGGACTCGCTGACCCCGTCCCGGACGGTGATCGCCGGCCTGCTCACGGTCGCGGTGCTGGTGCTGGTGGTGACGGCGGTCCCCTTCCTGCGCAAGTTCGTGGTGACGCGGGTGCGCTCGCTGTTCGCCGGAGTGGTGCCGCGCATGCTGGACGTGGTGCAGCGGCCGCAGAAGCTGCTCACCGGCATCGGCGGCATGCTGCTGCTGACCGGCCTGTTCGTGCTCTGCCTGGACGCCTCGATCCGGGCGTTCAGCGGCCCGGACGTGCCCCAGCTGAGCTACGCGAGCATCGCGGTGGTCTTCCTCGCCGGAAACGCGCTCGGCTCGGCGGCCCCGACGCCGGGCGGGGTGGGCGCGGTCGAGGGCGCCCTGACGCTGGGCCTGATCGCGGTCGGGCTGCCGAAGGAGGTCGCGGCGCCCGCGGTGGTCCTGTACCGCGTGATGACGCTGTGGCTGCCGGTGCTGCCGGGGTGGATCTGCTTCAACCAGCTCACCCGCAAGGGCGAGCTGTAG